From one Pirellulales bacterium genomic stretch:
- a CDS encoding efflux RND transporter periplasmic adaptor subunit: protein MSASEETSPATSRRGAKWRWIAGSIAVVVLIVVAVRLLPGALEKKDAGASAGDPPDSSGLQLTSVQPPIVKMPAEMVLRLGVKTAEVEPYSSPRTLKLDGTLMVDPSNMARVHSRFPGEIMEMGPSDPGNPKSQPIRFGDRVEKEQLIAVVWCKDLGEKKSEFVDAILHLRLDDETLARLRDLAQKGATPDQTVRQAEYTRQSDWIARSRAERTLRSWRLTDEEIQALEKEADAIGAGLTASSPKAQRDWSRVEVRSPISGVVVEMNTGVGDIIDTTLDVIKVANLNRLRVLCQVYEEDLPALQELKPEERKWTIQIGADANRKPLSGQFSFDQIGRIIDPSQHTGQVLGWIDNPDDRLLIGQFVTATVSLPAPKNLVSVPAAAVVENGGGATVFVRHGKDQDWQFEERPVALAGHGTEKFLGIVKTPSQEQQQRGIKPLEPHENVMVDGVLQLSAALQDLRAEAAAKTASQN, encoded by the coding sequence ATGTCTGCATCAGAAGAAACATCCCCGGCGACAAGCCGACGGGGCGCCAAATGGCGCTGGATTGCCGGATCGATTGCAGTCGTCGTGCTGATCGTCGTCGCGGTGCGGTTGTTGCCGGGCGCCCTGGAGAAGAAAGATGCCGGAGCGTCTGCAGGCGATCCGCCGGATAGCTCGGGATTACAGCTAACGAGTGTTCAACCGCCGATCGTGAAAATGCCTGCCGAGATGGTGCTGCGCCTGGGGGTGAAAACGGCTGAGGTCGAGCCGTATTCTTCGCCACGGACGCTGAAGCTCGATGGCACGCTGATGGTCGATCCCAGCAATATGGCCCGAGTCCATTCGCGATTCCCTGGTGAAATCATGGAAATGGGACCCTCGGACCCGGGCAATCCGAAGTCGCAGCCGATCCGATTCGGCGATCGGGTCGAGAAGGAGCAACTTATTGCGGTGGTTTGGTGCAAGGATTTGGGCGAAAAGAAGAGCGAATTCGTGGATGCGATTCTGCACCTCCGGCTCGACGATGAAACGCTCGCCCGCCTCCGCGACCTGGCCCAAAAAGGGGCCACGCCCGATCAAACCGTCCGGCAGGCGGAATACACCCGGCAATCCGATTGGATCGCCCGCAGCCGAGCCGAACGAACGCTCCGCTCGTGGCGGCTGACGGATGAAGAAATTCAAGCTCTCGAAAAAGAGGCCGATGCAATCGGCGCGGGTCTGACGGCCAGCAGCCCAAAGGCACAGCGCGACTGGTCGCGCGTCGAAGTGCGGTCGCCGATTTCGGGGGTCGTCGTGGAAATGAACACGGGCGTCGGCGACATCATCGACACCACGCTCGATGTCATCAAGGTGGCCAATCTGAATCGGCTCCGTGTGCTATGCCAGGTGTATGAAGAGGATTTGCCCGCGCTACAGGAACTGAAGCCGGAAGAGCGGAAGTGGACGATTCAGATCGGCGCGGATGCCAACCGCAAACCACTTTCGGGCCAGTTCAGCTTCGACCAGATCGGCCGCATCATCGATCCGAGCCAGCACACGGGCCAGGTGCTCGGCTGGATCGACAATCCCGACGACAGGCTGTTGATCGGGCAATTCGTCACCGCCACGGTCTCGCTGCCGGCGCCGAAAAATCTGGTGTCGGTGCCGGCCGCCGCGGTCGTCGAAAACGGAGGCGGAGCGACGGTCTTTGTGCGGCACGGGAAAGACCAGGATTGGCAATTCGAGGAGCGCCCTGTGGCGCTTGCCGGGCATGGGACCGAAAAGTTCTTGGGAATCGTGAAAACTCCATCGCAAGAGCAGCAACAGCGGGGCATCAAACCGCTCGAGCCGCACGAGAACGTGATGGTCGATGGTGTGTTGCAGTTGTCGGCCGCACTACAAGACCTGCGGGCCGAGGCGGCAGCGAAGACCGCGTCGCAAAACTAA